A genomic window from Chloroflexia bacterium SDU3-3 includes:
- a CDS encoding DNA-3-methyladenine glycosylase 2 family protein yields the protein MELTRDHMIERMLRSDASYNGRFITAVRTTHIYCLPGCTARKPRPENVEFYATPDQALAAGYRACKMCRPDDFYHGVDTEERLAERLAEAIWADPASFRDVPTMAIAGGVGQTKLFELFRAYYHTTPADMLARARVEAACRALLGTDATIIAIAGDVGFESLSAFQENFRRHTAMSPSAYRQLREGRGFALALPEGFQARQALAYLGRDPHSLTDRVEGDVWASALRLAGGGAALLRVSLGEHVAQCELIAPATLDAEAMRQIHTHVFLGLGLASDPQRFEAMAAGSPEVARLTEGQRGLRMPLVADHFDGLVWTIIGQQINLPFAYALRSRLTELAGQPLVGGRYAPPAPEAVAALGAGALSPLSFSRSKAAYLVGVAQVVAEGRLPLAQLARRSAPAIERTLLATRGIGPWSAQYMLMRSFGFADCVPVGDAGLLAALRTFFSLGERPDRATTLALMERFAPYRSLATFHLWRRLGTAG from the coding sequence ATGGAGCTGACCCGCGACCATATGATCGAGCGCATGCTGCGCTCGGATGCCAGCTACAACGGGCGCTTTATCACGGCGGTGCGCACCACCCACATCTACTGCCTGCCCGGCTGCACGGCGCGCAAGCCACGCCCCGAGAACGTGGAGTTCTACGCCACGCCCGACCAGGCGCTGGCGGCGGGCTACCGCGCCTGCAAGATGTGCCGCCCCGACGACTTCTACCACGGCGTGGATACCGAGGAGCGCCTAGCCGAGCGGCTGGCCGAGGCGATCTGGGCCGACCCCGCCAGCTTCCGCGATGTGCCCACAATGGCCATCGCTGGCGGCGTGGGCCAGACCAAGCTGTTCGAGCTGTTCCGAGCCTACTACCACACTACGCCCGCCGACATGCTGGCGCGCGCGCGGGTCGAGGCCGCATGCAGGGCGCTGCTGGGAACCGATGCGACCATTATCGCCATCGCTGGCGATGTGGGCTTCGAGAGCCTCTCGGCCTTTCAGGAGAACTTCCGCCGCCACACGGCCATGTCGCCCAGCGCCTATCGCCAGCTGCGCGAGGGGCGCGGCTTCGCGCTGGCGCTGCCCGAGGGCTTCCAGGCGCGGCAGGCGCTGGCCTACCTGGGGCGCGATCCGCATAGCCTGACCGACCGGGTGGAGGGGGATGTGTGGGCCAGCGCGCTGCGGCTGGCGGGCGGCGGGGCGGCGCTGCTGCGGGTATCGTTGGGCGAGCATGTGGCCCAGTGCGAGCTGATCGCGCCCGCCACGCTCGATGCCGAGGCCATGCGCCAGATCCACACCCACGTGTTTCTGGGCTTGGGGCTGGCGAGCGACCCGCAGCGCTTCGAGGCCATGGCCGCAGGCTCGCCCGAGGTGGCGCGGCTCACCGAGGGCCAGCGCGGGCTGCGCATGCCGCTGGTGGCCGACCACTTCGATGGGCTGGTCTGGACGATCATCGGCCAGCAGATCAATCTGCCTTTTGCCTATGCGCTGCGCAGCCGCCTGACAGAATTGGCTGGACAGCCGCTGGTGGGCGGGAGGTATGCCCCGCCCGCGCCCGAGGCCGTGGCGGCGCTGGGCGCGGGCGCGCTCTCGCCGCTCAGCTTCTCGCGCTCCAAGGCTGCCTATCTGGTGGGCGTGGCCCAGGTCGTGGCCGAAGGGCGGCTGCCGCTGGCCCAGCTGGCCCGCCGCAGCGCCCCGGCGATCGAGCGCACGCTGCTGGCCACGCGCGGCATCGGGCCGTGGTCGGCCCAGTATATGCTCATGCGCTCGTTTGGCTTCGCCGACTGCGTGCCGGTGGGTGACGCCGGGCTGCTGGCCGCGCTGCGCACGTTTTTTTCGTTGGGCGAGCGCCCCGATCGTGCGACCACGCTGGCGCTGATGGAGCGGTTTGCGCCCTACCGCAGCCTCGCGACCTTCCATCTGTGGCGGCGGCTGGGTACGGCGGGGTGA
- a CDS encoding sigma-70 family RNA polymerase sigma factor codes for MECATTQTITAAQVIELLDTVGGRVSYDQIETTLGQIAPDGSDDLYVQVLDALDQQGILVVEDLNAIAEDADAAAEASAQEVVALLQTIRGGLLAHPLLSVGQERRLLEIVADGQRAEAELLLDLSQRQRTAARQRLEAAASARDELIRCNMRLIAKIACRYVRQIYHLSVEDLIQEGAIGLNRAIERFDLGQNLRLSTYATWWVRQAITRAIADKERLVRLPVHVVESLSAVRRATGALYSSLGREPNDAEIAAATGLPAKKVALLRAQMRSVVSLDLPLGEDGSMSLCDVIASPLELAPDTAAAQGELSACLRDLLGTLTERERQVVSLRFGLDGAGPRTLEVVGQRLGVTRERVRQIEGKAMRKLRHSKQCTILQSML; via the coding sequence ATGGAATGCGCCACCACACAGACGATTACTGCTGCGCAGGTCATCGAGCTACTGGATACGGTCGGCGGGCGGGTCAGCTACGATCAGATCGAGACCACCCTGGGCCAGATCGCGCCTGATGGTAGCGATGATCTGTACGTTCAGGTGCTCGATGCGCTTGACCAGCAGGGCATCCTAGTGGTCGAAGATCTCAACGCGATCGCCGAGGATGCCGACGCTGCCGCTGAGGCCTCCGCGCAGGAGGTGGTGGCGCTGCTGCAGACGATCCGAGGCGGCCTCCTCGCCCACCCGCTGCTGAGCGTGGGGCAGGAGCGGCGGCTGCTGGAGATCGTGGCCGACGGGCAGCGGGCCGAGGCCGAGCTGCTGCTGGATCTGAGCCAGCGCCAGCGCACCGCCGCACGGCAGCGTCTAGAGGCGGCGGCGAGCGCCCGCGACGAGCTGATCCGCTGCAATATGCGGCTGATCGCCAAGATTGCCTGCCGCTACGTGCGGCAGATCTACCATCTAAGCGTCGAAGACCTGATCCAGGAGGGCGCGATCGGACTCAACCGCGCCATCGAGCGCTTCGACCTGGGCCAGAACCTGAGGCTCTCGACCTACGCCACGTGGTGGGTGCGCCAGGCCATCACCCGCGCCATCGCCGACAAGGAGCGGCTGGTGCGGCTGCCGGTCCATGTGGTTGAATCGCTCTCCGCCGTGCGCCGCGCCACAGGCGCGCTCTACAGCTCGCTGGGGCGCGAGCCAAACGATGCCGAGATCGCCGCCGCAACGGGCCTGCCCGCCAAGAAAGTGGCGCTGCTGCGCGCCCAGATGCGCTCGGTCGTCTCGCTCGACCTACCGCTGGGTGAGGATGGCAGCATGTCGCTGTGCGATGTGATCGCCTCGCCGCTGGAGCTTGCGCCCGACACGGCGGCGGCTCAGGGCGAGCTTTCCGCCTGCCTGCGCGACCTGCTGGGCACGCTGACCGAGCGTGAGCGCCAGGTGGTGAGTCTGCGCTTCGGGCTGGATGGCGCGGGGCCGCGCACGCTTGAGGTGGTCGGCCAGCGGCTCGGCGTCACTCGCGAGCGCGTGCGCCAGATCGAGGGGAAGGCCATGCGCAAGCTGCGCCACTCAAAACAATGCACCATACTTCAGAGCATGCTATAG
- a CDS encoding DEAD/DEAH box helicase → MARGRARLRWSASGSASLASACARSRGRPCASCATQNNAPYFRACYRSTTMDTQTIRCRRHNRGEARRPFQIFQIAMAEDQQRARRDLIDQGGQVAKGAWSATKRPFEPGLYCQHCVNDGSRAPMDFDAQDLRDFGLDDAPLIFQAAAEVQADALAASLAGRFGERVQIHELPAQEPRYADSERLGQLHVGTRRALGRLLPAGGQLYAFQAAAIDAALAGRDVVVTTPTASGKSLTYTVPVLDTLLRDPSATALYISPLVALTEDQLNAVSRIDAGETDWYAKGERFSIHNVCRTLDTGAGRLTVARYDGQVSEGDREEIRRRQPQYILTTPDMLHAALLDGATSDRRWQYLFRNLRYVVIDELHTYRGVLGAGFANLLRRLQRLCRLHGAAPRFLCASATLVEPASTVARLIGREPAVVDAQGAGARQHRRKFVLINGSADDETPSTALTTQAKKALLHLLGQRVRTIAFARSISEINDIYRFTSAELRDGGISEAQIRPFMRELLPADKRAIIRDLREGRLNGVISTTALSMGIDIGSLSAAVIIGFPGSIAQLWQQAGRAGRAGEGVVALIAASNPLDQFFVQHPDVLFKLEAEPLYCNPDNPYIVRGHLLAAARELPLRREELAMFGGAAEATAQALADEGLLAEGAGGALALTEQGRELSRTPFRNIAFSVAVVDAASRQSIVEVDAARAQRALHLYAHYQHIDRYYRVTRCDLDWRRGKGEIQVQEVERPEFTTTAKVERETSLAQPERTRQVGVAQAAFGQIRCSTRVLGYYEVPLFARGDRFPFRPLGRAAPAPMAYDTQALWLTCDAASLAQHPEDERAAGLYSLAGAMRMAAAIEALCDPADIDALGLEAHPDTGRPTLLLYDAVPGGVGIAEAAFTRLPQVLARATQILAECPYCAAHPESRGCPSCVTAQYGDERTINRHVALALARALGA, encoded by the coding sequence ATGGCGCGGGGCCGCGCACGCTTGAGGTGGTCGGCCAGCGGCTCGGCGTCACTCGCGAGCGCGTGCGCCAGATCGAGGGGAAGGCCATGCGCAAGCTGCGCCACTCAAAACAATGCACCATACTTCAGAGCATGCTATAGGAGCACAACCATGGACACCCAGACCATCCGCTGCCGCAGGCACAACCGGGGCGAGGCCCGCCGCCCGTTCCAGATCTTCCAGATCGCCATGGCCGAGGATCAGCAGCGCGCCCGCCGCGACCTGATCGACCAGGGCGGCCAGGTGGCCAAGGGCGCATGGAGCGCCACCAAGCGCCCGTTCGAGCCTGGCCTGTACTGCCAGCACTGCGTGAACGACGGCAGCCGCGCGCCGATGGACTTTGACGCCCAGGATCTGCGCGACTTCGGGCTGGATGACGCCCCGCTGATCTTCCAGGCCGCCGCCGAGGTGCAGGCCGACGCGCTGGCGGCCTCGCTGGCCGGGCGGTTTGGCGAGCGCGTGCAGATCCACGAGCTGCCCGCCCAGGAGCCGCGCTACGCCGACAGCGAGCGGCTGGGCCAGCTGCACGTGGGCACGCGCCGCGCCCTGGGGCGGCTGCTGCCTGCGGGCGGCCAGCTCTACGCCTTCCAGGCTGCCGCCATCGACGCTGCGCTGGCCGGGCGCGATGTGGTCGTGACCACGCCCACCGCCAGCGGCAAGTCGCTCACCTACACCGTGCCAGTGCTCGATACGCTGCTGCGCGACCCATCGGCCACCGCGCTCTATATCTCGCCGCTGGTGGCGCTCACCGAGGATCAGCTCAACGCCGTCTCGCGCATCGATGCGGGCGAGACCGACTGGTACGCCAAGGGCGAGCGCTTCTCCATCCACAACGTGTGCCGCACGCTGGACACCGGGGCCGGACGACTGACGGTGGCGCGCTACGACGGCCAGGTGAGCGAGGGCGACCGCGAGGAGATCCGCCGCAGGCAGCCGCAGTACATCCTCACCACGCCCGACATGCTGCACGCCGCGCTGCTGGATGGGGCCACGAGCGACCGGCGCTGGCAGTACCTCTTCCGCAACCTGCGCTACGTGGTGATCGACGAGCTACACACCTACCGGGGCGTGCTGGGCGCGGGCTTCGCCAATTTGCTGCGCCGCCTCCAGCGGCTGTGCCGCCTGCACGGGGCCGCGCCGCGCTTCCTGTGCGCGTCGGCCACGCTGGTGGAGCCGGCCAGCACCGTGGCGCGGCTGATCGGGCGCGAGCCTGCGGTGGTGGATGCCCAGGGCGCGGGCGCGCGGCAGCACCGGCGGAAGTTCGTGCTGATCAACGGCAGCGCCGACGACGAGACCCCATCCACCGCGCTGACCACCCAGGCCAAGAAGGCGCTGCTGCACCTGCTGGGCCAGCGCGTGCGCACCATAGCCTTCGCCCGCTCGATCAGCGAGATCAATGATATCTACCGCTTCACCAGCGCCGAGCTGCGCGATGGCGGCATCAGCGAGGCGCAGATCCGCCCGTTCATGCGCGAGCTGCTGCCCGCCGACAAGCGGGCAATCATCCGCGACCTGCGCGAGGGTCGGCTGAATGGGGTGATCTCCACCACCGCGCTCTCGATGGGCATCGACATCGGCAGCCTCTCGGCGGCGGTGATCATCGGGTTCCCCGGCTCGATCGCGCAGCTCTGGCAGCAGGCGGGCCGCGCCGGGCGCGCGGGCGAGGGCGTGGTGGCGCTGATCGCGGCCAGCAACCCGCTCGACCAGTTCTTTGTGCAGCACCCCGACGTGCTGTTCAAGCTGGAGGCCGAGCCGCTCTACTGCAACCCCGACAACCCCTACATTGTGCGCGGGCACCTGCTGGCCGCCGCCCGCGAGCTGCCGCTGCGCCGCGAGGAGCTGGCCATGTTCGGCGGGGCCGCCGAGGCCACCGCACAGGCGCTGGCGGACGAGGGGCTGCTGGCCGAGGGTGCGGGCGGCGCGCTGGCGCTCACCGAGCAGGGCCGCGAGCTGTCGCGCACACCCTTCCGCAACATCGCGTTCTCGGTGGCGGTGGTGGATGCGGCCTCGCGCCAGAGCATTGTGGAGGTGGATGCGGCGCGAGCGCAGCGCGCGCTGCACCTGTACGCGCACTACCAGCACATCGACCGCTACTACCGCGTGACGCGCTGCGACCTGGACTGGCGGCGCGGCAAGGGCGAGATCCAGGTGCAGGAGGTGGAGCGGCCCGAGTTCACCACCACCGCCAAGGTGGAGCGCGAGACATCGCTGGCCCAGCCCGAGCGCACGCGACAGGTGGGCGTCGCCCAGGCGGCCTTCGGCCAGATCCGGTGCAGCACGCGGGTGCTGGGCTACTACGAGGTGCCGCTGTTCGCACGCGGCGATCGCTTCCCGTTCAGGCCGCTGGGCCGCGCCGCGCCCGCGCCCATGGCCTACGACACCCAGGCGCTCTGGCTCACCTGCGACGCGGCCTCGCTGGCCCAGCACCCCGAGGATGAGCGCGCCGCCGGGCTGTACTCGCTGGCCGGGGCTATGCGCATGGCCGCCGCCATCGAGGCGCTGTGCGACCCGGCGGACATCGACGCGCTGGGGCTGGAGGCCCACCCCGACACCGGCAGGCCCACGCTGCTGCTCTACGACGCAGTGCCGGGCGGCGTGGGCATCGCCGAGGCGGCGTTCACGCGGCTGCCGCAGGTGCTGGCCCGCGCCACCCAGATCCTGGCGGAGTGCCCCTACTGTGCGGCGCACCCCGAGAGCCGCGGCTGCCCCTCGTGCGTCACCGCGCAGTACGGCGACGAGCGCACGATCAACCGCCACGTGGCGCTGGCGCTGGCTCGGGCTTTGGGGGCGTAG
- a CDS encoding CapA family protein, with protein sequence MSVRRLLIALALLAGLAPRPGSAAPAVAWQPLYTRQGWDGGPALDIRAVGDVMLGRGVAKAAQQQGYGYALALARPLLAGDLALGNLESPLTERAAVRSGPYRLPATPAFAPALRAAGFHALSLANNHALDAGPAGLRDAAQTLEAQGIAPLGAGNGAQAASTARMLTAAGQRVALLAYNQVRDPADQPDEAEGWGRAWLDDNAIAHVRAAARRADHVVVLVHWGEEYQHAPSPAQRDWAARLVAAGADVVLGAHPHVLQPVELLDAGGRRGVVAFSLGNFIFDQDGRADTSRSAVLRVRLDARGVAALEAAPVAIRRGQVAAAPAGSASAAEALAELRPAEARATAAWRWEKGTATPISTPTDEGLRPAPTAFSADLRGDGHPLWVTLDSRGIVQVRANASRTSKLLWQNESPAWQVRRIASGDADGDGRADLLLALWKPDAQGVLRSHPFLVGYRGGAFRVIWGGSPTPMGLQDVRVGDIDGDGDDEVVLLEGGERPGDLGQRISVLRWDHWMLGVAWRSPSGHYRAIDLRDADSDGALEILAGASPPLAR encoded by the coding sequence ATGAGCGTGCGGCGACTCCTGATCGCGCTGGCGCTGCTGGCGGGCCTCGCGCCCAGGCCCGGCAGCGCCGCGCCCGCCGTGGCCTGGCAGCCGCTCTACACCCGCCAGGGCTGGGATGGCGGCCCCGCGCTCGACATCCGGGCCGTGGGCGATGTGATGCTGGGGCGCGGCGTGGCGAAAGCGGCCCAGCAGCAGGGCTACGGCTACGCGCTCGCGCTGGCCAGGCCGCTGCTGGCGGGCGATCTGGCGCTGGGCAACCTAGAAAGCCCGCTCACCGAGCGCGCCGCCGTGCGCAGCGGCCCCTACCGCCTGCCCGCGACGCCCGCATTCGCCCCGGCCCTGCGCGCGGCGGGCTTCCATGCGCTGTCGCTGGCCAACAACCACGCGCTCGACGCCGGGCCAGCCGGGCTGCGCGATGCGGCCCAAACCCTAGAGGCCCAGGGCATCGCGCCGCTGGGTGCGGGCAATGGCGCGCAGGCTGCTAGCACCGCCCGCATGCTCACGGCGGCGGGCCAGCGCGTGGCGCTGCTGGCCTACAACCAGGTGCGCGACCCCGCCGACCAGCCCGACGAGGCCGAGGGCTGGGGCCGCGCCTGGCTGGATGACAACGCCATCGCCCACGTGCGCGCCGCCGCCCGCCGCGCCGACCACGTGGTGGTGCTCGTCCACTGGGGCGAGGAGTACCAGCACGCGCCATCGCCCGCCCAGCGCGACTGGGCGGCGCGGCTGGTGGCCGCCGGAGCCGACGTGGTGCTGGGCGCGCACCCGCACGTGCTCCAGCCCGTGGAGTTGCTGGACGCGGGCGGGCGGCGCGGCGTGGTCGCGTTCTCGCTTGGCAACTTCATATTCGACCAGGATGGCCGCGCCGACACCAGCCGCAGCGCGGTGCTGCGGGTGCGGCTCGACGCGCGCGGGGTCGCGGCGCTGGAGGCCGCGCCGGTGGCCATCCGGCGTGGGCAGGTGGCCGCAGCGCCCGCAGGCTCGGCCAGCGCCGCCGAGGCACTGGCCGAGCTGCGCCCAGCCGAGGCGCGGGCCACGGCAGCATGGCGCTGGGAAAAGGGCACTGCTACGCCGATATCCACGCCTACGGATGAGGGCCTGCGCCCCGCGCCCACCGCCTTCTCCGCCGACCTGCGCGGCGACGGACACCCGCTCTGGGTCACGCTCGACAGCCGGGGCATCGTGCAGGTGCGCGCGAACGCATCGCGCACGTCAAAGCTGCTCTGGCAGAACGAGTCGCCCGCGTGGCAGGTGCGCCGCATCGCCAGCGGCGACGCCGACGGCGACGGCAGGGCCGACCTGCTGCTGGCGCTCTGGAAGCCGGACGCGCAGGGCGTGCTGCGCTCGCACCCCTTCCTCGTGGGCTACCGTGGCGGCGCGTTCCGTGTGATCTGGGGCGGCTCGCCCACGCCCATGGGGCTGCAGGATGTTCGCGTGGGCGATATCGACGGCGATGGGGATGACGAGGTGGTGCTGCTGGAGGGCGGCGAGCGTCCCGGCGACCTAGGCCAGCGCATCAGCGTGCTGCGCTGGGACCACTGGATGCTGGGGGTGGCGTGGCGCTCGCCGTCCGGCCACTACCGGGCCATCGACCTGCGCGACGCCGACAGCGACGGCGCGCTGGAGATCTTGGCAGGTGCGAGCCCGCCTCTAGCGCGCTAG
- a CDS encoding DUF3160 domain-containing protein, with the protein MRRRAPLYLLGVVLLAACQMQSAATPPTATPSASAAPTTLAAPAGRLSIAPVDAAIPASFKATSGHFALFQVAAVAKAAALPALSPAPDLSNVAVTALLTPEQRSMVALQGFTISPADTKEFYEVYERARYSYAPAFVTSDSILHVYHLMFDKMLRTTESQYLADMLTRLDWELMRASTQQYEQLRGTPLEQPARRNAAYFAVAVHLLQPEWSIPEALRDLAQPDLDQIAAHSGFAPSAIFPDLPNGEDWSQYVPRGHYTASEKLARYFTAMMWHGRMAMSTSSDTASQQAALLAMAMRDTTIGSYQAADVWSGIYEPTVFFVGKSDDLTPPEYIDLLEKTFGAGAAPSALLDTAKLAQLRDQAAALHPPQVNTSQGAGLRFMGQRLVPDAYVFDQLIAPHVEGRSLPKALDLFAAIGSERASQHLASAGDSAMPGYQDQIAKLQSTFQGYNQDTWTQNLYWSWIYSLRPMLEKPGDEMPFFMRSQAWQDKQLNAAIASWSQLKRDTILYSKQAYAEGAWLPPPSPDLPKGYVEPVPELYARIGAMTTMLKEGLDSRGLLDDDGRTLLENMQRVVATLKSIAEKELTGVTPTEDEYQFIRRYGVEIEALTLSAHDDENAYVGPQENGSSEIPPEVATVADVATNPGGSVLEEGVGRVFNIYVAVPVEGKLVLAQGGVFSHYEFEQPLGERLTDEAWKKRLEAGDVPPLADWTASFLVAQTADQQLSDTILNFNTALVNAFWNTNASQVESYLGPDELADTKAFIQGLVDDKTFLGMKRHSIDFRSFDMQDASHATVATRERWSEKLYPGSVSDLPPDEGSLPKPIGVRDAYDSDVTYTMEKQGDSWIITKIVTKADLPPLQKP; encoded by the coding sequence ATGCGACGACGCGCACCTCTGTATCTGCTTGGCGTCGTGCTGCTGGCCGCGTGCCAGATGCAGTCTGCCGCCACGCCGCCCACCGCTACCCCAAGCGCCAGCGCCGCGCCCACCACGCTAGCGGCGCCCGCAGGCAGGCTCAGCATCGCGCCGGTGGATGCGGCCATACCCGCGAGCTTCAAGGCCACATCGGGCCACTTCGCCCTCTTCCAGGTGGCTGCGGTGGCCAAGGCCGCGGCGCTGCCCGCGCTCAGCCCCGCGCCCGACCTGAGCAATGTGGCCGTCACCGCCCTGCTCACCCCCGAGCAGCGCTCCATGGTCGCACTCCAGGGCTTCACCATCAGCCCCGCCGACACCAAAGAGTTCTACGAGGTCTACGAGCGCGCCCGCTACAGCTACGCGCCCGCCTTCGTCACATCCGACTCCATCCTGCACGTCTACCATCTGATGTTCGACAAGATGCTGCGCACCACCGAGTCGCAGTATCTAGCCGATATGCTCACCCGCCTCGACTGGGAGCTGATGCGCGCATCCACCCAGCAGTACGAGCAGCTGCGCGGCACCCCGCTGGAGCAGCCCGCCCGCCGCAACGCCGCCTACTTCGCCGTGGCCGTGCACCTGCTCCAGCCCGAGTGGAGCATCCCCGAGGCCCTGCGCGACCTGGCCCAGCCCGACCTCGACCAGATCGCCGCGCACAGCGGCTTCGCGCCCTCGGCGATCTTCCCCGATCTGCCCAACGGCGAGGACTGGAGCCAGTACGTGCCGCGCGGCCACTACACCGCCAGCGAGAAGCTCGCGCGCTACTTCACCGCCATGATGTGGCACGGGCGCATGGCCATGAGCACATCCAGCGACACCGCGAGCCAGCAGGCCGCGCTGCTGGCCATGGCCATGCGCGACACCACCATCGGCTCCTACCAGGCCGCCGATGTGTGGAGCGGCATCTACGAGCCGACGGTCTTCTTCGTGGGCAAGAGCGACGACCTGACGCCCCCCGAGTACATCGACCTGCTAGAGAAAACCTTTGGCGCAGGAGCCGCACCTAGCGCGCTGCTCGACACCGCAAAGCTCGCGCAGCTGCGCGATCAGGCCGCCGCGCTGCACCCGCCCCAGGTAAACACTAGCCAGGGTGCGGGGCTGCGCTTCATGGGCCAGCGCCTAGTGCCCGACGCCTACGTCTTCGACCAGCTGATCGCGCCCCACGTCGAGGGGCGCTCGCTGCCCAAGGCGCTGGATCTGTTCGCCGCCATCGGCTCCGAGCGCGCCAGCCAGCACCTGGCCAGCGCGGGCGACAGCGCCATGCCGGGCTACCAAGACCAGATCGCCAAGCTCCAGAGCACCTTCCAGGGCTATAACCAGGACACCTGGACCCAGAACCTCTACTGGTCGTGGATCTACAGCCTGCGACCCATGCTGGAAAAGCCCGGCGACGAGATGCCCTTCTTCATGCGCTCGCAGGCCTGGCAGGACAAGCAGCTGAACGCCGCCATCGCCTCGTGGAGCCAGCTGAAGCGCGACACCATCCTCTACAGCAAGCAGGCCTACGCCGAGGGCGCGTGGCTGCCGCCGCCCTCGCCCGACCTGCCCAAGGGCTATGTTGAGCCGGTGCCCGAGCTGTACGCCCGCATCGGCGCGATGACCACCATGCTGAAGGAGGGGCTTGACTCGCGCGGCCTGCTGGATGACGATGGGCGCACCCTGCTGGAGAACATGCAGCGCGTGGTCGCCACGCTCAAGAGCATCGCCGAAAAAGAGCTGACCGGCGTGACGCCCACCGAGGACGAGTATCAGTTCATCCGCAGGTACGGCGTGGAGATCGAGGCGCTGACCCTGAGCGCCCACGACGACGAGAACGCCTACGTTGGCCCGCAGGAGAACGGGTCGAGCGAGATCCCGCCCGAGGTGGCCACCGTGGCCGACGTGGCCACCAACCCCGGCGGCAGCGTGCTGGAGGAGGGCGTGGGCCGCGTGTTCAACATCTACGTGGCCGTACCAGTGGAGGGCAAACTGGTGCTGGCCCAGGGCGGCGTATTCTCGCACTACGAGTTCGAGCAGCCGCTGGGCGAGCGCCTGACCGACGAGGCCTGGAAGAAGCGCCTAGAGGCGGGCGACGTGCCCCCGCTGGCCGACTGGACAGCGAGTTTTCTGGTGGCGCAGACCGCCGACCAGCAGCTCTCGGACACCATCCTGAACTTCAACACCGCGCTGGTCAACGCCTTCTGGAACACCAACGCCAGCCAGGTGGAGAGCTACCTGGGGCCGGATGAGCTGGCCGACACCAAGGCCTTCATCCAGGGGCTGGTGGATGATAAGACCTTCCTGGGCATGAAGCGCCACAGCATCGATTTCCGCTCCTTCGACATGCAGGACGCCAGCCACGCCACGGTGGCCACCCGCGAGCGCTGGTCGGAGAAGCTCTACCCCGGCTCGGTCTCCGACCTGCCGCCCGACGAGGGCAGCCTGCCCAAGCCCATCGGCGTGCGCGACGCCTACGACTCGGATGTGACCTACACGATGGAGAAGCAGGGCGATAGCTGGATCATCACCAAGATCGTGACTAAGGCCGATCTGCCACCGCTGCAGAAGCCATGA
- a CDS encoding methylated-DNA--[protein]-cysteine S-methyltransferase: protein MRELEIETIATPIGDVVVVCDSGAAAYIDFADNTVRRERLLAQRYGAHALVSGAAARGLGAMVARYFAGELGALDAMPVTLGGTEFQRRVWLALRGIAAGSTSSYGALAARLGLPGAARAVGLANSLNPISLALPCHRVVGADGSLTGYAGGLERKRWLLRHEGALAGEAVQLWS, encoded by the coding sequence ATGAGAGAGCTAGAGATTGAGACGATCGCCACGCCGATCGGCGATGTGGTGGTAGTGTGCGACAGCGGCGCTGCGGCCTACATAGATTTTGCCGACAACACGGTGCGGCGCGAGCGGCTGCTGGCCCAGCGCTATGGCGCGCACGCGCTGGTGTCCGGCGCGGCGGCGCGCGGCCTGGGGGCCATGGTGGCGCGCTACTTCGCGGGCGAGCTTGGCGCGCTGGATGCCATGCCCGTCACCCTGGGCGGCACCGAGTTCCAGCGGCGGGTCTGGCTGGCGCTGCGCGGCATCGCGGCGGGCAGCACCAGCAGCTACGGTGCGCTGGCGGCGCGGCTGGGCCTGCCCGGCGCGGCCAGGGCGGTGGGCCTGGCCAACAGCCTCAACCCGATCAGCCTGGCGCTGCCCTGCCACCGCGTGGTGGGTGCCGACGGCTCGCTGACGGGCTACGCGGGCGGGCTGGAGCGCAAGCGCTGGCTGCTGCGCCACGAGGGCGCGCTGGCTGGCGAGGCGGTGCAGCTATGGAGCTGA